Below is a window of Cataglyphis hispanica isolate Lineage 1 chromosome 14, ULB_Chis1_1.0, whole genome shotgun sequence DNA.
TGGTCAACTTAATACTTAATGCTAGTCATTACGTCTTTAAGccttacaacttttgtctaaaatatttttctctaaaatgcaaCGTTTACGACATATTTGACTGTCTCCagacttttgacacaccctgtatacagTATATTAAAGCTAGTGTATTGTTTTGtggaaatttgtaaataattaagagttctaaaattttaatataaaaaaatatttatttgaggatcataacttatttattaaaataaagaaaaccctgtatttttgaaacatgcagccaaaaattaaaatttttttttaaagaaagtaatttagtaaaataaaaaacaaatttttttcatctataaataaaaacatatgctttgctttttttatattttactaattcttgcttgattgaaataattaatttctttgcaaatacttaaataaataatttttttttgtttagtgcatttgtttttaatattgcggATTCTCGGTATTCCGATTTTACGTGCCTACATGAAGCTAATGTATGCatcttttcatgaaaaaactcatgaataattaagagagaaatgtataaataaacacGGAATTCTTCAAAATCGGTCAGCATCTCATATCATAGATACTCGTACATTAGCTTTCTCCCTGACATaaacagttaaaaaattattagttctattttcttattattaaataatattttaaaaattattatttttattacatacaactaataatttattcaatataataaaacatttttggaaacaaagtatgtatttatttaaataaaaaaaattaaaattaataaaatgtatttatttgatcaaaaataattttatttttaatatacatttcacgctactaaagaaatttaaaaaatcaatcaaaatgctgctcaaaataaaaattatggttATATggtttcaataataaaaaaaaagatttaatttattttcatttattttactttttttactgtttttacaaatatacaattgcacttattatcattttcaaaataatttttaagattttttttagtatataatcAAGATTTCTCCAAATATTCATcccctatatataataattataaaaatatctctctctattataattctacaaaatattttgatcttaTTAGATTCTGAAACAGTCTCTGTATGTTTTTGCAATCCGAGATCTACCgctctctaaaaaaaatgtgaaggATACACATGCACATAGCGTGaatcatgtataaaaatactcCTTTACCAAGCCAATGAAATATAgatttgtataaatgtatgcGTAATACtactacatatatacatataacagtcGATGACGAATAATACGACGAATAATACGATTCATGAAACATACGTCATTGAAGAAATCGGACATAGCTGATAAAATTCTATCgccgataaaatttaaaatctcacaaacatataataaaagcatgcgaatacaatatatctctttcaattgctagttttttcaaaataatgttaaatgatttttacgtagcaaaaatttttatatatttgtaactttgattgtaacattttatacttttgtaacaaaaatttttctattaaaatttatacttttttaaattggtTAAAgattaaggatgttctggatatacaatagtagcaaaaaattgtcaaaattaaaaagaaaacatgtttcttacgtttatactatttgaaaaattaaaaaatcaaagagttatgaaaaaaattaaagtatcacaaaataatatggattttgacgtcttcgtaaaagaaaatagttgtaattaatatttttcctaatttatggcaaaaacttttgatcgtgaatatcctctgaaatcaactgcaaaaacaatgaaaaacgagtaatttgcagaaagagaaaaagagacagataatatttttctacaatttttagtaaataacttttaaacgaattagtggatctaaatcaagttttgcacaaatatttattagaatttccttaatatatgtgaaaatttttatttcattagtaatattttttctttgtcaaatttgtcaataagtgctacaataggcgattttccataagaatcaatagtaactttaaatttaaataatttccaaacctaagagaattgtgcttagtttttgcacaaatattcagatgaaatagtagaacaatttatgaaattttaatgcttttgttagtatttcgatatatgtcatatacatccttaaataatcatcaataataatcttatatttgttattgtcGATCTGTTCTCCTAAACATAGCTTGTTTACTAACAATGAtcgattttctatatatacatatattattaattactcgaaaaatataaatattttaatattgcattgaaaaataatgattgttGATCGATTACAAaacctatatataaaaaatattctataatgtataaaaccctatatttaaatatttaaatactacattttgcaaaactctttcaaatattgtagattaaaatagagaacaaaaataaaaaaacatgatgcatcatataataaatataaaatatgctctttttatattgaaataattcttaatagtaattacaattcaaaaatttctttttctatgaaGCGTTTgccttaatttttatgtagaaaattctataaaattttatcatataagaaatgataaaaatccgtaaatattttcataaaagacagaaaaacatgtcggcaaaaataaatatgcacgaTCCGGAGTGCACATTATACAGAATATCCGATAACTATTTTCACACTTGAAGTGTGAAAATAGATTGGGTCAAACTGAAAAAAAGCTCTGTaccatttttctctataacgcttaataaaagagttattattaagttattattatttatgaatacgTTTGCAGCGTGTTTTTCAGTTTGCATAGGACATGCAATAAATGCATGGAGAACCGAAACGTGTCTCCTACGGATCGATATAACGCATGGCAGGTGATTTTGACTCATGATGTCATATAGAAGCCATACGGAATGGTAGGATTATCGGTTAACAAGACAACATGTTGTGCAATGATATTGCGCAATAATCTAAAATTCCTCTTGCACTGTtcgtatagaaaatttttcgagaaaaaaaaaaattcacctTTTAATCTGTCTCAAGGATTAATCTACTGTTATCATGTAAATGCGAGTtgcagatattattaaaatatatacatatataaatatgcaatagtGAAATTTTTCCGTTTAATATCCAAGTTGCTCGTGACTGTTATTGTCGCCGATCAATTCGctgttacataatattaaccGCTTCGTAACTAATTGGTACTCGAGAAGTTATTGCCTTTGTCAACAATTTTCTGCGCGTTTCCCGCGAAATGCATTATACCTTAGTCGTTAAGTAGAGCGTGGCATTATGTAgggcaaaaatatatacgcagGTTACagctatttttataagaattgcGCATAGAACGAAAGATAGATGAACAAGTATCACGTCAATGGTACGCTGTAACCAAGCGGAAGCGCTTCCAAGCACGGTCGAGTTTGTGCATCGCCACTAAATTAATTAGCATTTTCTTGTCGGGACTCTTTCGTTTCACGAATATTAAACGGCAAACGGTAATCGATTACGCAAAGTATTTAGAtacactattaaaaaatttcgctTGAAAACATACATCGCATGTCCCAAACAATctacacaaatttttgtgttaatttaacatgatatagatatgttaaataatattaatattatattaatatttcgacacaaaataaatgcaaacttcatagtaatttattttaaaaaatttttgtgtaagatcgacatattttatgataaaattaacttgtcaataatatattattgacagTCTGTAGTTACTCTCATTactattgtagaataaaattaacattttttttctgtaaattttaacaaataaattctgtcattaataatacggaaaatttgttgtgtaaaattaaaaatatgtacattatgttatttttatctttttttagttgttttaataatttaacatttgagttcaattaacaacagtaaacaaaatatgttaaattaacatttaaatattttaaacaaaaattttaaccggcatattttttaataagaaaacacaaattttccaacagtgtatttgtgttataataatattatttttatctaaattttccaTGTTATTCTCATTGTCATTCAAcgcaaaacattttcttttttttcaataatatttaaaatcatgttaaagtttttttagaaTCGAATAactctagaaaaaaaattcaacgtattaagattcattattaaataagactTAGCATatcaattacatattttaaataagtgtAATAaggaatatacatatttatcctTGATGCTTAATATTTGAGTATAATTGCTGGCTAAAAATGAGTTATTTTATGTTcaaatttgtctttttttttacagatcattaaattattccattcctttattccatatttatgCAACTCTAATTTATTAGTAGTAGATTGTTCTATTTCTATCTTagcgtatataaataaacttatatcaattatttgcaaCACATGTTGCAAAAGAACCAAGAAAATTAGTTGCTGAGAAAAACAAATAGATCAAAACtgctttaatatatcttttagtttatgcaacatttttaaaaattttgacttggattgaaattgataatataattatatatattgaataataatatattgataataatttattgaaagaattaaacacacataaaaaatattttgcaaacaaaaattacaaaaaatgataGTTAGTGAAGAGAATTGCATCATTCGCGAAGTATTAcgcattaaatagaaaataaaataatgtgattcttttaataaaaaaagcaagacaaaaaattaaattattttatctctatcaatatattttattcttttatattctataaatacgAGAGACGATATATATCAacgttttgtaatatttttaataaaatgtctaaatattgtgataaagaaaagtaatttttaaatatattttgtatcttaaaagATGCActcttatcaataaaaattaagaaacacAACATgggaattgaattaattttatttatacatttttgtgtgtgtgtgtatatatatatatatatatatatatatatatatatatatataatatatatctataatatatattctataataaattttattcatcagTTGCACatgaataaaacatattataaaattcgttaataataatatatatatatatatatatatatatatatatatatatatatttgatataaattaaacttgtggattatatattagagttttacaataaaaattaagaaattatatatatatatatatatatatatatatatatatatatatatatttgagtgtctaatttcttaatttttattgtaaaactctaatatataatccacaagtttaatttctcaaaaaaatgaaaaaaggatGTAAATAAAACGAACAGATTTTCAGCCAGCGATTATCTCTCATCATCAGCCTTATATCCACAAGCTCGTGAGAATTTATCCTTGAAACGGAATGTAAAGAAAAGATTCTATCGCACTCACCTAATCCCATGTCTCTGAATATCTCCTTCGGTGCTATCTCCATTTCCTGCTTCTTTTTGCCAACCGGACGAGAGTAATCGGTTTCCTTGGCTCTGGGTGCTTGATGCCGTTTGGCGCTCTCGTGCTCCGAATCGGTGTCTCGCTGCGGGGCGGACGGCTTGGCAGGCTCCGGAAAGTCGTTCGACATCTCGTACTTGTCCTGGCGCGCACTGTCCTCCAGGAGCTCCGCCTCCTTAGGCAAGGGCGGTAGCGGCTTCGTCGGCGGCTCGGGCACCTTTTCTCCCTGCTCCCGCTTCACGTCCACCTTCTCCACGACGTTCCACGAGTCGTCGTCCATGATATTCCTGGTCTTGTCCTCCTTGGGCGGCGCATCCTCGTCCCCGAGGAAATCCACTATCGGCGATTTCTCCGTCGTTGGCAGCACCGATGATCCAATGTCTTCTCGACTCGCGAGTTCCTCGTCGACTTGATTGGTACCGCTCGACGGAGTGACCTGATGATCCTCGTGCTGTTTGCCCAGACTCGAAATATCTTCGGGTTCTTCCAAAGGTTGGACGTTGCTGTCAGTGGTCTTGGTCGCTGACGATGACAGAACGTCAGCTGTCGCGGTGGAAATCGGCAACAACGGTACCTGGAGACCTATCTTGCCATCATCCTCGTTGTCATCGTCGTGAAATTGATGCGCGAGTGCCGGATAGGACCTTTCGGTCTCGACGAACGCCATGCTGGCAAGTTTAGGATCGACCGGGTCCAGCGGACGCTGGAACGGATCCGACGACTGCGCCATAGCCTCGCACTTGTCAAAGTCCGCGGAAGGCGGCGGCGTCGCGGGCACGGATTTCGTCTCTACGTCGACGAGCGCGCTCGGTAGAACCGAGTCGGTTGTCTGGAAGGAGTCGCCGATCTTTAACAAATCATCGAC
It encodes the following:
- the LOC126854510 gene encoding reticulon-1 isoform X1, which encodes MDPERIQSASNDEGPLKRDHDSVDDFEHLGHDGSPDDRSDQQQPLRLIDAPRVDDLLKIGDSFQTTDSVLPSALVDVETKSVPATPPPSADFDKCEAMAQSSDPFQRPLDPVDPKLASMAFVETERSYPALAHQFHDDDNEDDGKIGLQVPLLPISTATADVLSSSATKTTDSNVQPLEEPEDISSLGKQHEDHQVTPSSGTNQVDEELASREDIGSSVLPTTEKSPIVDFLGDEDAPPKEDKTRNIMDDDSWNVVEKVDVKREQGEKVPEPPTKPLPPLPKEAELLEDSARQDKYEMSNDFPEPAKPSAPQRDTDSEHESAKRHQAPRAKETDYSRPVGKKKQEMEIAPKEIFRDMGLDAWFNPERLNPKVAALIYWRDPKKSGIVFGTILGVLLSLAYFSLISVLAYLSLLVLSGTVIFRIYKTVLQAVQKTSDGHPFKDILDLDLVLPAEKVHEVADVAVAHANAALSELRRLFLVEDFVDSLKFGVLLWCLTYVGSWFNGMTLIIIGVVALFTLPKVYETNQEQIDQNLALVQAKIAEITAKVKAAIPLGKKAEPLKEE